A stretch of Prunus dulcis chromosome 6, ALMONDv2, whole genome shotgun sequence DNA encodes these proteins:
- the LOC117630949 gene encoding V-type proton ATPase subunit F-like: MAGRAHIPTKSSALIAMIADEDTVTGFLLAGVGNVDLRRKTNYLIVDSKTTVKAIEDAFKEFTTKEDIAIVLISQYVANMIRFLVDSYNQPVPAILEIPSKDHPYDPAHDSVLSRVKYLFSTESVASGRR, from the exons ATGGCTGGCAGAGCTCATATCCCCACTAAGAGCTCAGCACTTATTGCCATGATTGCTGATGAG GACACTGTAACTGGATTTTTGCTGGCTGGAGTGGGCAACGTTGACTTGCGGAGAAAGACAAATTATCTTATTGTTGATTCAA AAACAACAGTGAAAGCAATTGAAGATGCATTCAAAGAGTTTACCACAAAGGAGGACATTGCAATTGTCTTGATAAGCCAATAT GTTGCAAACATGATAAGGTTTCTAGTTGATAGCTACAACCAGCCAGTTCCAGCTATTTTGGAAATCCCTTCCAAAGATCATCCTTATGACCCTGCTCATGATTCGGTTCTTTCACGAGTGAAGTACCTGTTCTCTACTGAATCTGTGGCATCAGGAAGGCGATGA
- the LOC117632950 gene encoding uncharacterized protein LOC117632950: MCACTILVLMMLKNMRRNRRLLERRSLNNRSFVRHENRLRYLNSILGNDRECVSELRMDLKTFGLLCDLLRTDGRLKNDGLVTVEEQVCMFLHILAHHVKNRTIRNRFVRSGETISRYFNSVLQGILRLQGSLLRVPEPVGDNCTDHRWKWFKNCLGALDGTYIKVRVAETEKPRYRTRKGEIATNVNVIERCFGLLKARWGILRSPSFYPIKTQCRIITACCLLHNLIRREMSRDPLEYEINEIEETENVIEGDMVGTIGASDEWTTWRNDLAFQMYNEWQGNANN; encoded by the exons ATGTGTGCTTGCACGATTCTTGTGCTTATGATGCTAAAAAATATGAGAAGAAATCGAAGACTTTTAGAAAGACGTTCCCTCAATAACCGTTCGTTTGTTAGACATGAGAATCGATTACGTTATTTGAACAGTATATTAGGCAATGATAGAGAATGTGTGAGTGAACTAAGAATGGATTTAAAGACATTTGGTTTATTATGTGATTTGCTTCGCACGGATGGAAGGTTAAAGAATGACGGTTTGGTGACTGTGGAGGAGCAAGTATGTATGTTCTTGCATATCCTTGCTCATCATGTTAAGAATCGTACTATTAGAAATAGATTTGTTCGATCAGGAGAGACTATTAGTAGGTACTTCAATTCCGTGTTACAAGGCATTTTAAGATTACAAGGTAGCCTATTGAGAGTACCGGAACCTGTAGGTGATAACTGCACAGATCATAGATGGAAATGGTTTAAG AATTGCTTGGGAGCACTAGATGGAACATACATTAAAGTGCGAGTAGCTGAAACCGAAAAACCGAGATATCGGACTAGAAAGGGAGAAATTGCAACAAATGT AAACGTAATAGAACGTTGCTTTGGGTTGCTAAAAGCTAGATGGGGCATACTAAGGAGTCCATCTTTTTATCCAATAAAGACACAATGTCGAATAATTACGGCTTGTTGTCTTTTACATAATCTCATTAGGAGGGAGATGTCTAGAGATCCACTAGAGTatgaaataaatgaaattgaagagacGGAAAATGTGATAGAAGGTGATATGGTTGGCACCATTGGAGCATCGGATGAATGGACTACTTGGAGGAATGACTTGGCGTTCCAAATGTATAATGAGTGGCAAGGAAATGCGAATAACTAG
- the LOC117630948 gene encoding uncharacterized protein LOC117630948: MESEGNSQNFEQGKKGTRRSWSKFEEDSFLTVLDDFVAAGQRCETGSFKSGTMVQMEKALNIKCPDSGLKACPHIESKLKKWKKQYSIVYDMINTSGFAWNDIKKCVEVDSNDAWETYVQHHKEAAEWRSKPFPLFDRLSNIFGKDRANGQRAEAPADMMEEQSNNDANASDNCVQEDASPMSLNIEGSQSMNSQNKRKRATSSSDEEKIVTVLEKLFEASGKRMQMVTEAIIKGNEDRSDIAKELKRMGFSPLDQITALKLILEKPQNISIFMSLDDDIKKVFVEQLLSDNA; encoded by the exons ATGGAAAGTGAAGGTAACAGTCAAAACTTTGaacaaggaaagaaaggaaCTAGGCGGTCATGGTCCAAGTTTGAAGAAGATTCGTTTTTGACCGTGCTAGATGATTTTGTGGCTGCAGGCCAACGCTGTGAGACTGGTAGTTTCAAATCAGGTACTATGGTCCAAATGGAGAAGGCTTTGAATATTAAATGTCCTGATTCGGGGCTAAAGGCATGCCCTCATATTGAATCCAAATTGAAGAAGTGGAAAAAACAATATAGCATAGTCTATGACATGATAAACACAAGTGGATTTGCTTGGAATGATATAAAAAAGTGTGTTGAGGTTGACAGTAATGATGCATGGGAAACTTATGTGCAG CACCACAAGGAAGCAGCCGAATGGAGGAGCAAACCATTTCCTTTGTTTGATAGACTTTCTAATATCTTCGGAAAGGATCGTGCTAACGGACAAAGAGCTGAAGCCCCCGCTGACATGATGGAAGAGCAAAGCAATAATGATGCTAATGCTAGTGATAATTGTGTCCAGGAAGATGCATCTCCTATGTCTTTAAACATAGAAGGAAGCCAATCTATGAACAGTCAAAATAAGAGGAAAAGAGCTACAAGCTCAAGTGATGAAGAGAAGATTGTGACTGTATTGGAGAAATTGTTTGAAGCTTCTGGGAAAAGGATGCAAATGGTGACTGAGGCTATAATAAAAGGTAATGAAGATCGATCTGATATTGCCAAAGAACTCAAGAGAATGGGATTTTCTCCTTTAGATCAAATTACAGCACTAAAACTCATTTTGGAGAAGCCACAAAACATATCTATATTCATGTCTTTGGATGATGATATCAAGAAAGTGTTTGTTGAGCAGTTGCTTAGTGACAATGCTTGA